Proteins encoded by one window of Engraulis encrasicolus isolate BLACKSEA-1 chromosome 21, IST_EnEncr_1.0, whole genome shotgun sequence:
- the LOC134437293 gene encoding fez family zinc finger protein 2-like, whose protein sequence is MKPRFKTTVGSKRESESMAFQRPATLTVSSELSTSFQDELAATIQGAFEVAVEIAVREVNKLVGQALGDVRDQMHETLRENKSLKLRLQTAEKELDYVRLGGVADGEVQVSVCHSGHMDTPVINHRLKTENLVENQTETTLNVSVKKTSDYLIVEAEASCERIDGSFSEICEDGRVCSQSFNSTDSHETVSSLGKLKDVKQTSTPCQENKDSASHSDERQSHGEATSSYEPTLELRVKEEKPDLDLDSGAIPGTDSQLGFEDVGEGPDGFLLAQSKLLEDWRPEALNLPRCDANALSQAHPPLVVSMQQATEMTSTSVGGVPVFPPPLSSLYQPNDSAPLTNPPRQNCNVPVRVSLPIQPPSSSSASSSSASSSFKLHMCKFCGRPFQRPSDLRRHQSQHHRSKPANSTLPRTGGRPPKQQKFPPGRSPYHCSECGRDFNRMENLKTHLRIHTGERPYTCSACGVRFRHSGALTRHFRIHTGEKPYVCGQCGMSFRNSGGLRFHQRLHNRQTQVGGMGQ, encoded by the exons ATGAAGCCCCGTTTTAAAACCACCGtcgggagtaagagagagagtgaatctaTGGCTTTCCAGCGCCCGGCGACGTTGACTGTGAGCAGTGAGCTTTCCACGTCTTTCCAGGATGAGCTTGCTGCCACAATACAAGGCGCATTCGAAGTGGCGGTGGAAATAGCGGTGCGAGAGGTCAACAAGCTTGTTGGCCAAGCCTTGGGGGACGTTCGCGATCAGATGCACGAAACATTGCGAGAGAACAAATCTCTGAAATTACGCTTACAGACAGCTGAAAAGGAGCTGGACTATGTGCGCCTGGGTGGTGTGGCGGATGGGGAGGTCCAAGTATCTGTTTGTCATTCTGGTCACATGGATACCCCAGTCATTAATCACAGACTTAAAACAGAAAACCTGGTCGAGAATCAAACAGAGACCACTCTAAATGTGTCTGTAAAGAAAACGTCTGATTATTTAATTGTAGAGGCTGAGGCTAGTTGTGAACGCATTGATGGTTCATTCAGTGAGATCTGTGAGGACGGACGAGTGTGCTCTCAGAGTTTTAACTCAACAGACTCACATGAAACAGTCTCATCATTAGGCAAGCTAAAAG ACGTAAAGCAAACTTCTACTCCCTGCCAAGAAAATAAAGACTCAGCCAGTCACAGTGATGAACGACAGTCACACGGAGAGGCCACATCTTCATATGAGCCTACGTTAGAACTTCGGGTGAAGGAGGAGAAACCAGACTTGGACCTAGACTCTGGGGCCATCCCGGGAACGGACTCTCAGCTGGGTTTTGAGGATGTGGGCGAAGGGCCCGATGGTTTCCTGTTGGCCCAGTCCAAGTTGCTGGAGGACTGGAGACCAGAAGCCCTGAACCTGCCTAGATGTGACGCTAATGCACTCAGCCAAG ctCACCCACCATTGGTTGTGTCAATGCAGCAGGCTACAGAGATGACCTCCACGTCTGTGGGCGGTGTGCCTGtgttcccccctcccctctccagccTCTACCAGCCCAACGACTCTGCTCCCCTGACTAACCCTCCCCGCCAGAACTGCAACGTCCCTGTCAGGGTCAGCCTTCCTATccaacccccatcctcctcctccgcctcctcctcctccgcctcctcctccttcaagCTACACATGTGTAAGTTCTGCGGCCGCCCCTTCCAGAGGCCCAGTGACCTGCGACGCCACCAGAGCCAGCACCACCGCTCCAAGCCGGCCAACAGCACCTTGCCCCGCACCGGCGGGCGGCCGCCCAAGCAGCAGAAGTTCCCGCCAGGCCGCAGTCCGTATCACTGCAGCGAGTGCGGCCGGGACTTCAACCGCATGGAGAACCTCAAGACGCACCTGCGCATACACACGGGCGAGCGGCCGTACACGTGTTCGGCGTGCGGCGTGCGTTTCCGCCACTCGGGGGCGCTCACGCGGCACTTCCGCATCCACACAGGCGAGAAGCCCTACGTGTGTGGGCAGTGTGGTATGTCGTTTAGGAACAGCGGAGGCCTGCGCTTCCACCAGCGACTGCACAACCGCCAGACACAAGTGGGCGGCATGGGGCAGTGA